A single window of Actinoallomurus bryophytorum DNA harbors:
- a CDS encoding M24 family metallopeptidase, whose translation MPGIHETRRARLAEAVAGQGADAALITRLVNVRYLSGLASSNAALLVRADGTAVLGTDGRYAGTAARVCPELECVIDRDTAGALGGRATGRLAFEAHDLTVEGHRSLASELENVELVPLGRAVEELRMVKDEEEIALLREACAITDRAFDTVLPFIRPGRTEREIAIALERSMVDLGAERPAFSSIVASGPNGAIPHHVPGTRAVESGDFVTMDFGALYGGYHADMTRTVAVGPASDALREIYDLVAAAQRAGVEAACPEAATKDVDAAARDVIDAAGHADEFPHGLGHGVGLEIHEAPLLGYDKTGKLTDRVPITVEPGVYIAGRGGVRIEDTLVVRTDGVELLTKTTKELLVI comes from the coding sequence ATGCCCGGGATCCACGAAACGCGCCGTGCGCGCCTGGCCGAAGCCGTGGCCGGCCAGGGCGCCGACGCCGCGCTCATCACCCGTCTGGTCAACGTCCGCTACCTGTCCGGGCTGGCCAGCTCCAACGCCGCGCTCCTCGTCCGCGCCGACGGCACCGCCGTACTCGGCACCGACGGGCGCTACGCCGGCACCGCCGCGCGCGTCTGCCCCGAGCTCGAATGCGTGATCGACCGCGACACGGCCGGCGCGCTGGGCGGCCGTGCGACCGGGCGGCTCGCGTTCGAGGCGCACGACCTGACCGTGGAGGGACACCGCTCGCTCGCGAGCGAGCTGGAGAACGTCGAACTGGTCCCGCTGGGGCGCGCCGTCGAGGAGCTGCGCATGGTCAAGGATGAGGAGGAGATCGCCCTGCTCAGGGAGGCGTGCGCGATCACCGACCGGGCCTTCGACACGGTGCTGCCCTTCATCCGGCCCGGGCGCACCGAGCGGGAGATCGCCATCGCGCTGGAGCGGTCGATGGTCGACCTCGGCGCGGAGCGGCCCGCGTTCTCCTCGATCGTGGCCAGCGGCCCGAACGGCGCGATCCCGCACCACGTTCCCGGCACCCGCGCCGTCGAGTCCGGCGACTTCGTGACCATGGACTTCGGGGCCCTGTACGGCGGTTACCACGCCGACATGACCCGTACGGTCGCGGTGGGGCCCGCCTCGGACGCGCTGCGGGAGATCTATGACCTGGTCGCGGCCGCGCAGCGCGCGGGCGTCGAGGCGGCATGCCCGGAGGCCGCCACGAAGGACGTCGACGCCGCGGCCCGCGACGTCATCGACGCCGCGGGGCACGCCGATGAGTTCCCCCACGGGCTCGGGCACGGCGTCGGCCTCGAGATCCACGAGGCACCGCTCCTGGGGTACGACAAGACCGGTAAACTGACGGATCGAGTTCCGATCACCGTCGAGCCCGGCGTCTACATCGCGGGCCGCGGCGGGGTCCGCATCGAGGACACTCTGGTCGTCCGTACGGACGGCGTGGAGCTGCTCACCAAGACGACCAAGGAACTGCTCGTCATCTAG
- a CDS encoding DNA polymerase IV yields MSRKQQLHRPGPQPGPPADDTGCGVLHVDMDAFFVSVELLERPELRGRPVVVGGAGGRGVVAAASYEVRKYGVHSAMPMSRARRLCPQAVVLPPRHDKYAAVSAGVMEIFASITPLVEPLALDEAFLDVSGALRRLGRPAEIGAMIRRQVAEQLGITCSVGVASTKFVAKLASTRCKPDGLLVVPADGVVAFLHPLPVAALWGVGERTEQVLGRLGLHTVGDLAVTPLDTLRREVGDAVGEHLHNLAWGRDERSVVASVKDKSIGAEETFDVDIADAQSIRRELLRLSDRVGSRLRGSGHVGRTIAIKLRRDDFTTITRSRTLREPTDLAREIYATACALYEASGLAYTPLRLVGVRVENLVSAETATQQLSLGDPETGWREAEQAMDLAARRFGAGAVRPAALVRPDAERNAYYGKERPHDD; encoded by the coding sequence ATGAGCAGAAAACAGCAGCTGCACCGGCCGGGGCCGCAGCCGGGGCCGCCCGCCGACGACACCGGCTGTGGCGTGCTGCACGTCGACATGGACGCCTTCTTCGTGAGCGTGGAGCTGCTCGAACGCCCCGAGCTGCGCGGCCGGCCGGTGGTGGTCGGCGGCGCCGGTGGGCGCGGTGTCGTGGCGGCGGCCTCCTACGAGGTGCGCAAGTACGGCGTGCACTCGGCGATGCCCATGTCGCGGGCCCGCCGCCTGTGCCCGCAGGCCGTAGTCCTGCCGCCCCGGCACGACAAGTACGCCGCGGTCTCCGCCGGGGTGATGGAGATCTTCGCTTCGATCACGCCGCTCGTCGAGCCGCTCGCCCTCGACGAGGCGTTCCTGGACGTCTCGGGCGCGCTACGGCGGCTCGGCCGGCCCGCCGAGATCGGGGCGATGATCCGCCGCCAGGTCGCCGAACAGCTGGGCATCACGTGCTCGGTCGGCGTGGCGAGCACCAAGTTCGTCGCCAAGCTGGCCTCCACCCGGTGCAAGCCCGACGGCCTGCTCGTCGTGCCGGCCGACGGCGTCGTCGCCTTCCTGCACCCGCTGCCGGTCGCGGCGCTGTGGGGCGTGGGGGAGCGCACCGAGCAGGTCCTGGGCCGGCTGGGCCTCCACACGGTCGGTGACCTCGCCGTCACCCCGCTGGACACGCTCAGGCGCGAGGTCGGCGACGCGGTCGGCGAGCACCTGCACAACCTCGCCTGGGGGCGCGACGAACGCTCGGTCGTGGCCTCGGTCAAGGACAAGAGCATCGGGGCCGAGGAGACCTTCGACGTCGACATCGCCGACGCGCAGAGCATCCGGCGCGAGCTGCTGCGGCTCTCCGACCGGGTCGGCTCGCGGCTGCGGGGGAGCGGCCACGTCGGGCGTACGATCGCGATCAAACTCCGCCGGGACGACTTCACCACGATCACCCGGTCGCGCACCCTGCGGGAGCCGACCGACCTCGCCCGTGAGATCTACGCCACGGCCTGCGCGCTGTACGAGGCCTCCGGGCTGGCCTACACCCCGCTGCGGCTCGTCGGCGTACGTGTCGAAAATCTCGTTTCCGCCGAGACGGCGACGCAACAGCTGTCCCTGGGGGACCCCGAGACGGGCTGGCGCGAGGCCGAACAGGCCATGGACCTGGCGGCACGGCGGTTCGGCGCCGGCGCCGTACGCCCCGCGGCACTGGTGCGACCGGACGCCGAGCGCAATGCGTACTACGGTAAGGAGCGGCCTCATGACGACTGA
- the nusB gene encoding transcription antitermination factor NusB gives MSARSKARKRALEVLYEAEIRREPPADVLVRRASDAGQPLAEQAFVDRLVTGVAEHRDRIDELIATYSVGWTLDRMPIVDRNVLRLGSYELLWEDEVPDGVAISEAVALATELSTDESPRFVNGLLSRLLELKPSLSL, from the coding sequence GTGTCGGCACGCAGCAAGGCGCGAAAACGGGCCCTCGAGGTCCTGTACGAAGCGGAGATCCGGCGCGAACCACCGGCCGACGTGCTGGTACGGCGCGCCTCGGACGCCGGCCAGCCACTCGCCGAGCAGGCGTTCGTGGACCGGCTCGTCACGGGCGTGGCAGAACACCGCGACCGCATCGACGAGCTGATCGCGACCTACTCGGTCGGCTGGACCCTCGACCGCATGCCCATCGTCGACCGCAACGTCCTGCGGCTCGGCTCCTACGAGCTCCTGTGGGAGGACGAGGTACCCGACGGCGTCGCGATCAGCGAGGCGGTGGCCCTCGCCACCGAGCTGTCCACCGACGAGTCGCCCCGGTTCGTCAACGGTCTGCTGTCCCGCCTCCTCGAGCTGAAGCCCTCGCTGTCGCTCTGA
- a CDS encoding LLM class F420-dependent oxidoreductase, producing the protein MRIGMSLSYAGGFKETVDELADYEKAGLDIVFVPEAYSFDAVSQLGFIAARTERLQIASGILQIFSRTPTLTAMTAAGLDYVSEGRFVLGIGASGPQVIEGWHGVPYHAPIGRTREIIEICRMVWRRERLSYEGKYYKLPLPADAGTGLGKPLKLINHPVRERIPIIIASLGPKNVEMTAELAEGWEPIFYIPEKAGDVWGDALARGKAKRDPSLGELDVVAQANLAIGDDVEGFLEFGRPMAALYVGGMGAKGKNFYNDLARRYGFEKEAEEIQDLYLAGKKQEAAEKVPYELLQKTSLIGTEGFVRDRLAALKESGVTTLNITPIAADHEARVKLIEKVRDLAASV; encoded by the coding sequence ATGCGCATCGGAATGTCCCTCAGCTACGCCGGGGGCTTCAAGGAGACCGTCGACGAGCTCGCCGACTACGAGAAGGCCGGGCTCGACATCGTGTTCGTGCCGGAGGCCTACAGCTTCGACGCCGTGAGCCAGCTCGGCTTCATCGCCGCGCGTACGGAGCGCCTGCAGATCGCCTCGGGCATCCTCCAGATCTTCTCGCGGACACCGACGCTGACCGCGATGACCGCCGCCGGCCTGGACTACGTCTCCGAGGGCCGGTTCGTACTCGGCATCGGTGCGTCCGGGCCGCAGGTCATCGAGGGCTGGCACGGCGTGCCGTACCACGCGCCCATCGGCCGCACCCGCGAGATCATCGAGATCTGCCGCATGGTCTGGCGCCGCGAGCGGCTCTCCTACGAGGGCAAGTACTACAAGCTCCCGCTCCCCGCCGACGCGGGCACGGGCCTCGGCAAGCCGCTCAAGCTGATCAACCACCCCGTACGCGAGCGCATCCCGATCATCATCGCCTCGCTCGGCCCCAAGAACGTCGAGATGACCGCCGAGCTGGCCGAGGGCTGGGAGCCGATCTTCTACATCCCGGAGAAGGCGGGAGACGTCTGGGGCGATGCGCTGGCCAGGGGCAAGGCCAAGCGCGACCCCTCGCTCGGCGAGCTGGACGTCGTCGCGCAGGCGAACCTGGCGATCGGCGACGACGTCGAGGGCTTCCTGGAGTTCGGCCGCCCCATGGCCGCGCTGTACGTCGGCGGCATGGGCGCCAAGGGCAAGAACTTCTACAACGACCTCGCCCGGCGCTACGGCTTCGAGAAGGAGGCCGAGGAGATCCAGGACCTCTACCTGGCCGGCAAGAAGCAGGAGGCCGCCGAGAAGGTCCCGTACGAGCTCCTCCAGAAGACCTCCCTCATCGGCACAGAGGGATTCGTCCGCGACCGGCTCGCGGCGCTGAAGGAGTCGGGTGTCACCACGCTGAACATCACGCCGATCGCGGCCGACCACGAAGCACGCGTCAAGCTGATCGAGAAGGTACGGGACCTGGCCGCCTCCGTCTGA
- a CDS encoding TetR/AcrR family transcriptional regulator has protein sequence MTSDARERMVRSAAYLFRERGFSGTAFSDVIAHSGAPRGSIYHHFPGGKAQLAEEAVRYAGEFLSAGVRAATRDDDPVAAVRAFLGWWRRVLVDSDFKAGCPVVAVTVESQLSGAAADAFGRWGDALATGLTAAGAAPARAGRLATLIVSAVEGATLLCRANRSLDPLDDVTAELEDLIEAACGTG, from the coding sequence ATGACCTCCGACGCCCGTGAGCGGATGGTGCGCAGCGCGGCCTACCTGTTCCGCGAGCGAGGCTTCAGCGGCACGGCGTTCAGCGACGTGATCGCGCACAGCGGGGCGCCGCGCGGCTCGATCTACCACCACTTCCCGGGCGGAAAGGCACAGCTCGCCGAGGAGGCGGTGCGGTACGCCGGTGAGTTCCTCAGCGCGGGCGTACGCGCGGCGACCCGCGACGACGACCCGGTGGCCGCGGTGCGCGCGTTCCTGGGATGGTGGCGTCGCGTGCTGGTCGACAGCGACTTCAAGGCGGGCTGCCCGGTCGTCGCGGTGACCGTCGAGTCCCAGCTCAGCGGCGCCGCCGCGGACGCCTTCGGACGCTGGGGTGACGCCCTCGCCACCGGGCTCACCGCGGCCGGCGCGGCACCGGCGCGTGCCGGGCGGCTGGCGACGCTCATCGTCAGCGCCGTCGAGGGCGCGACCCTCCTGTGCCGGGCGAACCGCTCGCTGGACCCGCTGGACGACGTCACCGCCGAGCTGGAGGACCTGATCGAGGCCGCCTGCGGGACGGGCTGA
- a CDS encoding methyltransferase domain-containing protein, with protein sequence MTERPRPRPSRGLVVWEILREVLDESAKASGRAVLDVLDAGGGTGGLAVPLAELGHNVTVVDSSPDALAGLERRAAEAGVRVRALQGDADGLPGVVGPDSADLVLCHSVLEYVDDPVAAMSSVARTVRQGGAVSVLAANQVAAVLHRALAGHFDDARRLLSSAQGRWGEHDPMPRRFTSGMLAELIENSGLRVGELHGVRVFADLVPSGLIDGDRGTADELLALERAAAMHPVLKDVATQLHALARRR encoded by the coding sequence GTGACCGAGCGTCCCCGGCCCCGGCCGTCCCGAGGCCTCGTCGTGTGGGAGATCCTGCGCGAGGTTCTCGACGAGAGCGCCAAGGCGTCCGGCCGTGCCGTGCTCGACGTCCTGGACGCCGGCGGTGGCACCGGCGGGCTGGCCGTGCCGCTCGCCGAGCTCGGGCACAACGTGACGGTCGTCGACTCCAGCCCGGACGCCCTGGCGGGGCTCGAACGCCGGGCCGCCGAGGCCGGCGTGCGAGTCCGTGCGCTGCAGGGCGACGCCGACGGCCTGCCCGGAGTGGTCGGCCCGGACAGCGCGGACCTGGTGCTGTGCCACAGCGTGCTCGAATACGTCGACGACCCGGTCGCCGCGATGTCCTCGGTGGCCCGCACCGTACGCCAGGGCGGCGCCGTCAGCGTCCTGGCGGCCAACCAGGTCGCGGCCGTGCTGCACCGTGCGCTCGCCGGCCACTTCGACGACGCCCGGCGGCTGCTGTCCAGCGCCCAGGGCCGCTGGGGCGAGCACGACCCGATGCCCCGGCGGTTCACCTCCGGCATGCTCGCCGAGCTGATCGAGAACTCCGGCCTCCGCGTCGGCGAGCTGCACGGGGTGCGGGTCTTCGCCGACCTGGTCCCGAGCGGCCTCATCGACGGCGACCGCGGCACCGCGGACGAGCTCCTCGCGCTGGAGCGGGCGGCCGCCATGCACCCCGTACTCAAGGACGTCGCCACCCAGCTCCACGCCCTGGCGCGGCGGCGATAG
- a CDS encoding DUF3040 domain-containing protein translates to MPLSDHEQRLLDQIERALYAEDPKFASAVRSTDPKVHYKRRIWKAGIGFVLGLFVVMAGPILNTMPISIVISVAGFLLMVGCCAWGLTSWKRMTGVGTEPEPKKSKPARESKSGFMERFEERWRRRHEGP, encoded by the coding sequence GTGCCGCTCTCTGACCACGAGCAGCGCCTGCTCGACCAGATCGAGCGCGCGTTGTATGCCGAGGATCCGAAGTTCGCTTCCGCGGTTCGCTCGACCGATCCGAAGGTCCACTACAAGCGCAGGATCTGGAAGGCCGGGATCGGCTTCGTCCTCGGCCTGTTCGTGGTGATGGCCGGCCCGATCCTGAACACCATGCCGATCAGCATCGTGATCAGCGTCGCGGGCTTCCTCCTCATGGTGGGCTGCTGCGCCTGGGGCCTGACGAGCTGGAAGCGCATGACCGGTGTCGGCACGGAGCCCGAGCCGAAGAAGAGCAAGCCGGCTCGCGAGTCCAAGTCGGGTTTCATGGAGCGGTTCGAGGAGCGCTGGCGCCGCCGCCACGAGGGCCCCTGA
- the aroQ gene encoding type II 3-dehydroquinate dehydratase, which produces MSEVLVLNGPNLGRLGSREPDVYGSTTFEDVAALCRDAARRLGLHAEVRQTDDEAELVGWLHEAADGHIPVVLNPAAFTHYSYALRDAIAQRTAPLIEVHISNPAAREEFRHTSVVAAVASGTIAGFGTFSYVLALQAVAELLAES; this is translated from the coding sequence ATGAGCGAGGTGCTCGTCCTCAACGGACCCAACCTCGGGCGGCTGGGCAGCCGCGAGCCCGACGTGTACGGCAGCACGACGTTCGAGGACGTGGCGGCGCTGTGCCGTGACGCGGCGCGCCGCCTCGGCCTGCACGCCGAGGTCCGCCAGACCGACGACGAGGCCGAGCTCGTCGGCTGGCTGCACGAGGCCGCGGACGGCCACATCCCCGTCGTGCTGAACCCGGCCGCGTTCACCCACTACTCCTACGCCCTGCGCGACGCCATCGCCCAGCGCACGGCACCCCTGATCGAGGTGCACATCTCCAACCCCGCCGCGCGGGAGGAGTTCCGCCACACGTCCGTCGTCGCGGCCGTGGCCTCCGGCACGATCGCGGGCTTCGGCACGTTCTCCTACGTCCTCGCACTCCAGGCCGTCGCGGAACTCCTCGCCGAGTCCTAA
- the efp gene encoding elongation factor P translates to MATTNDLKNGMTLNIDGQLWTVQEFQHVKPGKGGAFVRTKLKNILSGKVVDKTFNAGTKVEVASVDKREMQYLYREGEDFVFMDTETYDQPHIPGGTVGDAANFLLPEQNAVIAFNNDVPLYIELPAAVVLAVTETEPGLQGDRSTGGTKPATVETGAVINVPLFITPGEKIKVDTRSGDYLGRG, encoded by the coding sequence GTGGCGACGACGAACGACCTCAAGAACGGCATGACGCTGAACATCGACGGCCAGCTCTGGACCGTCCAGGAGTTCCAGCACGTCAAGCCTGGCAAGGGCGGCGCGTTCGTCCGCACCAAGCTCAAGAACATCCTGTCCGGCAAGGTGGTCGACAAGACCTTCAACGCCGGCACCAAGGTCGAGGTGGCGAGCGTCGACAAGCGGGAGATGCAGTATCTCTACCGCGAGGGCGAGGACTTCGTCTTCATGGACACCGAGACCTACGACCAGCCGCACATCCCCGGCGGCACCGTCGGCGACGCGGCCAACTTCCTGCTGCCCGAGCAGAACGCGGTGATCGCGTTCAACAACGACGTCCCGCTCTACATCGAGCTGCCGGCCGCCGTCGTGCTCGCGGTGACCGAGACCGAGCCGGGCCTGCAGGGCGACCGCTCGACCGGCGGCACCAAGCCGGCCACGGTCGAGACCGGAGCCGTGATCAACGTCCCGCTGTTCATCACCCCCGGTGAGAAGATCAAGGTCGACACTCGCTCGGGCGACTATCTCGGCCGCGGCTGA
- a CDS encoding PaaI family thioesterase, with protein MTAGSDQLRVLLEQRTTGIASLIDMALETFEPGRVVFTLETRPDFGNPLGTLHGGICSTLLDSAMGCAVHTALPEGASYTTLELKVNFVRPVRLDGVKLRCEGTTIHLGGRVATTEGRVTDDQGRLVAHGTSTCMVFSPA; from the coding sequence ATGACCGCCGGATCGGATCAGCTGAGGGTGCTGCTGGAGCAGCGCACGACGGGCATCGCGAGTCTGATCGACATGGCGCTGGAGACCTTCGAGCCCGGACGGGTGGTGTTCACGCTCGAGACCCGTCCCGACTTCGGCAATCCGCTCGGCACGCTGCACGGCGGCATCTGCAGCACCCTGCTCGACTCGGCGATGGGCTGCGCCGTGCACACCGCGCTGCCCGAGGGGGCGAGCTACACCACTCTCGAGCTCAAGGTGAACTTCGTGCGCCCGGTGCGGCTCGACGGAGTCAAGCTCCGCTGCGAGGGCACCACGATCCACCTGGGCGGCCGGGTCGCCACCACTGAGGGCCGCGTCACCGACGACCAGGGACGCCTCGTCGCACACGGCACGAGCACGTGCATGGTGTTCAGCCCGGCCTGA
- a CDS encoding transglutaminaseTgpA domain-containing protein: protein MRLRLTIMAGLATLLASIGLYPLFESGGWFFTGVGAIGVAGGAGVLTRRIRVTAWLCVPVGLAALFLYLTVLFASGHALVGVIPTPSSAARLGRLVGEGWHDANAYAAPVPMLPAIDLLTGIGIGLVAVLVDFLAVRMRRAALAGLPLLAVYSVPAAVRQETVSWLAFLLGAAGYLGLLVVDAREQLAGWGRAVFTRHWSPARYDERPDSSPLAAAGRRIGLTAVAVAIVLPFAVPGIEPRGLLGFGGSAEGDTTGGSGSIAGIYALNPLVSLRRQLVRGGDAEVLRYHTTDGTAPEYLRMYSLDRFDGETWTTAPLHGDKDSSRIVDKALPVDPAMGAIPSRAVTTNISINSQVHGLDVLPMPYPPTKLDIKGDWRVDPRSLTVFSSRDSAGGRSYTVTSLRPEPTYQELVTNALPPEQIAARYLGVPDSVGEDITDLANEAAEGAATPYEKAVKLQDYFTEQGRFTYSLDAPPLSRRGGALRNFLFTSHTGYCEQFAASMALLARILGIPARVGMGYTAGTQAPDGSWVVRTKDAHAWPELYFAGVGWLRFEPTPGGDGGQGSASVPSYTDPLSLPGALGSNTDDQLPSGTTLPGGNPTAAASAAPRHRTDPLTDQREAPGLVSDRHGSRLPITWLLAGLVAILLLVTPVSVRRLAWARRWSRAKSDAAVAHAAWDDLRADAIDHRLEWPASETPRSTARRLTEELALDETATAALTRLSRAEERARYAPSAEAMTTLRNDARILRSAFGARAGRWVRWRARLFPPSATATLRRGGGRALDVFEWLDVATLRRRRHT from the coding sequence ATGAGACTGCGGCTGACGATCATGGCGGGGCTGGCCACGCTGCTGGCCTCGATCGGTCTCTACCCGCTGTTCGAGAGCGGCGGATGGTTCTTCACCGGCGTGGGCGCGATCGGGGTCGCCGGCGGGGCCGGCGTGCTCACCCGGCGGATCCGCGTCACGGCGTGGCTGTGCGTGCCGGTCGGGCTGGCCGCGCTGTTCCTCTACCTGACGGTGTTGTTCGCCTCCGGGCACGCGCTGGTCGGCGTGATCCCCACGCCTTCCTCGGCCGCCCGGCTGGGCCGGCTCGTCGGCGAGGGCTGGCATGACGCCAACGCCTACGCGGCTCCGGTCCCGATGCTGCCCGCCATCGACCTGCTCACCGGCATCGGTATCGGGCTGGTCGCGGTCCTCGTCGACTTCCTGGCGGTCCGCATGCGGCGCGCGGCGCTGGCCGGGCTGCCGCTGCTGGCGGTGTACAGCGTGCCGGCGGCGGTGCGCCAGGAGACGGTGAGCTGGCTGGCCTTCCTGCTGGGCGCTGCCGGCTACCTGGGGCTCCTCGTCGTGGACGCGCGCGAGCAGCTGGCCGGCTGGGGGCGCGCGGTGTTCACGCGGCACTGGTCACCGGCCCGGTACGACGAGCGGCCCGACTCCAGCCCGCTCGCGGCGGCCGGGCGGCGTATCGGGCTGACCGCCGTGGCCGTCGCGATCGTCCTGCCGTTCGCGGTGCCCGGCATCGAGCCGCGCGGGCTCCTCGGCTTCGGCGGGAGCGCCGAGGGCGACACCACCGGCGGGTCGGGTTCGATCGCGGGCATCTACGCCCTGAACCCCCTGGTCAGCCTGCGGCGCCAGCTCGTACGCGGTGGGGACGCCGAGGTACTCAGGTACCACACGACGGACGGCACCGCGCCGGAGTACCTGCGGATGTACTCCCTCGACCGGTTCGACGGCGAGACGTGGACGACCGCGCCGCTGCACGGCGACAAGGACTCCTCGCGGATCGTGGACAAGGCGCTGCCCGTGGATCCCGCCATGGGCGCGATCCCGTCCCGCGCGGTGACCACGAACATCAGCATCAACTCCCAGGTGCACGGCCTGGACGTGCTGCCCATGCCGTACCCGCCCACGAAGCTGGACATCAAGGGCGACTGGCGGGTCGACCCGCGGTCGCTGACGGTGTTCTCCTCCCGCGACTCGGCGGGCGGGCGGTCCTATACCGTCACGAGCCTCCGGCCGGAGCCGACCTACCAGGAGCTCGTGACGAACGCTCTCCCCCCGGAGCAGATCGCCGCGCGCTACCTCGGGGTCCCCGACTCCGTCGGCGAGGACATCACCGACCTGGCGAACGAGGCGGCCGAGGGCGCGGCGACGCCGTACGAGAAGGCCGTCAAACTGCAAGATTATTTCACCGAGCAGGGGAGGTTCACCTACAGCCTGGACGCACCGCCGCTGTCCCGCCGGGGCGGGGCACTGCGCAACTTCCTGTTCACCAGCCATACCGGGTACTGCGAGCAGTTCGCGGCGTCGATGGCGCTGCTCGCCCGGATCCTCGGTATCCCGGCCCGCGTCGGCATGGGCTACACGGCGGGCACCCAGGCGCCGGACGGATCATGGGTGGTACGGACCAAGGACGCGCACGCGTGGCCGGAGCTGTACTTCGCCGGCGTCGGCTGGCTGCGTTTCGAGCCGACGCCGGGCGGCGACGGCGGTCAGGGCAGCGCGAGCGTACCGTCCTACACCGACCCCCTGTCGCTGCCCGGAGCGCTGGGCAGCAACACGGACGACCAGCTGCCCTCGGGCACCACGCTGCCGGGCGGGAACCCCACCGCCGCTGCCAGCGCGGCGCCGCGGCACCGCACCGACCCGCTGACCGACCAGCGCGAGGCACCGGGCCTGGTGAGCGACCGGCACGGGTCGCGTCTGCCGATCACCTGGCTGCTGGCCGGGCTGGTCGCGATCCTGCTGCTGGTGACGCCGGTCTCCGTACGACGACTGGCGTGGGCGCGCCGCTGGTCGCGGGCGAAGTCGGACGCGGCGGTCGCGCACGCGGCATGGGACGATCTGCGCGCGGACGCGATCGACCATCGGCTCGAGTGGCCGGCGAGTGAGACGCCGCGGTCGACGGCACGGCGGCTCACCGAGGAGCTCGCGCTGGACGAGACGGCCACCGCGGCGCTGACGAGGCTGTCGCGGGCGGAGGAGCGCGCGAGGTACGCGCCGTCGGCCGAGGCCATGACGACGCTGCGGAACGACGCCCGGATCCTGCGCTCGGCGTTCGGCGCACGTGCCGGGCGATGGGTACGGTGGCGCGCCCGGCTGTTCCCGCCGTCCGCGACGGCGACACTGCGGCGTGGGGGCGGACGGGCTCTGGACGTCTTCGAGTGGCTGGATGTGGCCACTCTGCGCCGCCGGCGCCACACCTGA
- a CDS encoding nitroreductase family protein, which produces MTPDELLTTTRTVRKRLDLTRPVPIELIRECLEIALQAPSGSNRQGWHWIVVTDPDARASIAEVYRRGWDAYHGSGVSAGTLFADDPERAAVQRRVGDSAAYLAEHIGEVPVLVIPCLRVAKLPEGNQAGLWGSLHPAVWNYMLAARARGLGTAWTSLHLPHEREVAEILGLPEDVRQGALVPTAYYTGETFRPAPRQPLEEVLHLDRW; this is translated from the coding sequence ATGACTCCCGATGAGTTGCTCACGACGACCCGGACCGTACGCAAGCGCCTCGACCTGACCCGCCCGGTCCCGATCGAGCTGATCCGCGAGTGCCTGGAGATCGCCCTGCAGGCGCCGAGCGGCAGCAACCGGCAGGGCTGGCACTGGATCGTCGTCACCGACCCGGACGCACGCGCGAGCATCGCCGAGGTGTACCGGCGCGGCTGGGACGCGTACCACGGGTCGGGCGTGTCGGCGGGGACGCTGTTCGCCGACGACCCGGAGCGTGCGGCGGTCCAGCGCCGTGTCGGCGACAGCGCGGCGTACCTGGCCGAGCACATCGGGGAGGTCCCCGTGCTCGTCATCCCGTGCCTGCGGGTCGCGAAGCTGCCCGAGGGCAACCAGGCCGGCCTGTGGGGCAGCCTGCATCCGGCCGTGTGGAACTACATGCTCGCCGCCCGCGCACGCGGGCTCGGCACCGCCTGGACGTCGCTGCATCTCCCGCACGAACGCGAGGTCGCCGAGATCCTCGGCCTGCCGGAGGACGTACGCCAGGGCGCGCTCGTGCCCACGGCCTACTACACAGGAGAGACCTTCCGCCCGGCCCCACGCCAGCCGCTAGAGGAGGTCCTCCACCTCGACCGCTGGTAA